One part of the Polycyclovorans algicola TG408 genome encodes these proteins:
- the edd gene encoding phosphogluconate dehydratase — translation MVNLHPVIAEVTARIVKRSKPTRDAYLDLIQSERGKGVQRPLLSCGNFAHGFAAAGDDKPRIRALRAPNIGIVTAYNDMLSAHQPYGVYPDQIKRYAREAGGTAQVAGGVPAMCDGVTQGQTGMELSLFSRDTIALGTAVALSHGMFEAVALLGICDKIVPGLLIGALRFGHLPTILIPAGPMGSGLANKVKQQVRQRYAQGQADREELLETESASYHSPGTCTFYGTANSNQMMMEMMGLHVPGAAFIHPHTPLRGALTRAAVQRLLQIGADGAHYRPLGHCVDEKAIVNAAVGLHATGGSTNHAIHLPAIARAAGILIDWEDLDRLSSVVPLLARIYPNGSGDVNQFHAAGGMAWVIHELLGAGLIHRDVLTVAGRDLGDYAMTPVLKDEALQWEAPAKTSGDETMLRAAATPFRSDGGMRLMQGNLGRAIFKTSAVDPAHWTIEAPARVFADQASVKAAFKAGELDQDGVIVLRFQGPRANGMPELHSLTPMLGVLQDRGHRVALVTDGRMSGASGKVPAAIHVTPEAINDGPLSRLRDGDLIRVCATEGDLSVLVDATEWATRTPAPPPPVAAGTGRELFALMRHNVDDAEAGACALLAAAGL, via the coding sequence ATCGTGAACCTGCACCCCGTTATCGCCGAGGTCACCGCACGCATCGTTAAGCGTTCAAAACCGACGCGCGATGCCTACCTCGACCTGATTCAGTCCGAACGCGGCAAAGGCGTGCAGCGCCCCTTGCTGTCTTGCGGCAACTTTGCGCACGGCTTCGCTGCGGCCGGTGACGACAAGCCGCGCATCCGCGCCCTGCGCGCGCCGAACATCGGCATCGTCACCGCCTACAACGACATGTTGTCGGCGCATCAGCCCTACGGCGTCTATCCGGACCAGATCAAGCGCTATGCCCGGGAGGCCGGTGGCACCGCGCAGGTGGCCGGCGGCGTGCCAGCCATGTGCGACGGGGTCACGCAAGGCCAAACGGGCATGGAGCTGTCGCTGTTCAGCCGCGACACCATCGCGCTGGGCACCGCCGTCGCGCTGTCGCATGGCATGTTCGAAGCCGTGGCACTGCTGGGCATCTGCGACAAGATCGTGCCGGGCCTGTTGATCGGCGCCCTGCGCTTCGGCCATTTGCCGACCATCCTGATTCCCGCCGGGCCCATGGGCTCGGGCCTGGCCAACAAGGTCAAGCAGCAGGTGCGTCAGCGCTACGCCCAGGGCCAGGCCGACCGGGAGGAGCTGCTCGAAACCGAGTCCGCCTCGTATCACAGCCCCGGCACCTGCACCTTCTACGGCACGGCCAACAGCAACCAGATGATGATGGAGATGATGGGCCTGCATGTGCCGGGCGCGGCCTTCATTCACCCCCACACGCCGCTGCGCGGCGCCCTGACCCGGGCGGCGGTCCAGCGCCTGCTGCAGATCGGTGCCGACGGCGCGCACTACCGGCCACTGGGTCATTGCGTTGACGAGAAGGCCATCGTCAATGCCGCCGTCGGGCTGCACGCCACCGGCGGCTCCACCAATCACGCCATCCACCTGCCGGCCATCGCCCGCGCGGCGGGTATTCTGATCGACTGGGAAGACCTCGACCGGCTGTCGTCGGTGGTACCGCTGCTGGCGCGCATTTATCCCAATGGCAGTGGCGACGTGAACCAGTTCCACGCAGCGGGCGGCATGGCCTGGGTGATCCACGAACTGCTGGGCGCCGGACTGATTCACCGCGATGTGCTGACCGTTGCCGGCCGTGACCTGGGGGACTACGCCATGACGCCGGTGCTCAAGGACGAAGCGCTGCAATGGGAGGCGCCGGCGAAGACCAGCGGCGACGAAACCATGCTGCGCGCCGCGGCCACCCCGTTCCGCAGTGACGGCGGCATGCGCCTGATGCAAGGCAATCTGGGCCGCGCGATTTTCAAGACCAGCGCGGTCGATCCGGCGCACTGGACCATCGAGGCCCCGGCCCGGGTGTTCGCCGATCAAGCGTCCGTCAAGGCAGCCTTCAAGGCTGGCGAGCTGGATCAGGACGGCGTGATCGTGTTGCGCTTCCAGGGCCCGCGCGCCAACGGCATGCCTGAGCTGCACAGCCTCACGCCGATGCTGGGCGTGCTGCAGGACCGTGGCCATCGCGTGGCCCTGGTCACCGACGGACGCATGTCGGGCGCCTCGGGCAAGGTGCCGGCGGCCATCCACGTCACCCCCGAGGCGATCAACGATGGCCCCCTGTCGCGGCTGCGGGATGGCGATCTGATCAGGGTCTGCGCGACCGAGGGAGACCTGTCGGTGTTGGTTGACGCCACCGAGTGGGCAACGCGCACCCCCGCGCCACCGCCGCCCGTCGCCGCCGGCACCGGGCGAGAACTGTTCGCCCTGATGCGCCACAACGTTGACGATGCCGAAGCTGGGGCCTGTGCCCTGCTGGCGGCGGCAGGCTTATAA
- the pgl gene encoding 6-phosphogluconolactonase, with translation MNKPIWHRHTQPAAMVAAASAAITTLIGDALTARGHALLALPGGRTPEPIFERLAAANLDWSRVTLLPTDDRLVDVNDPLSNAALLKRHFAARGARIVPLVADPNMSPLRAGDDADARLQSLPWPLDLAWLGVGSDGHTASIFPGPDLDAALTAPLPRRAVGVRPEPLPPEAPVARVSLTMNTLCTARHLLLTLTGHDKLKVIEQALDAEPSPQPVGHLLQHAKNPTTIYWSAS, from the coding sequence ATGAATAAGCCAATCTGGCATCGCCACACTCAACCTGCGGCCATGGTTGCGGCCGCCAGCGCCGCCATCACCACATTGATCGGCGACGCCCTCACCGCCCGCGGCCACGCCTTGCTGGCCTTGCCGGGCGGGCGCACGCCCGAGCCTATCTTCGAGCGGCTGGCCGCTGCCAACCTTGACTGGTCACGCGTGACCCTGCTGCCCACCGACGACCGCCTGGTCGACGTCAACGACCCCCTCAGCAATGCCGCACTGCTGAAGCGGCATTTCGCAGCGCGGGGTGCGCGCATCGTGCCGCTGGTCGCTGACCCGAACATGAGCCCCTTGCGGGCCGGTGATGACGCCGATGCACGACTGCAATCGCTGCCCTGGCCCCTCGATCTGGCGTGGTTGGGCGTGGGCAGCGACGGCCACACCGCGTCGATTTTTCCGGGGCCGGACCTGGACGCGGCGCTGACCGCACCGCTGCCGCGCCGCGCCGTTGGTGTGCGTCCCGAGCCCTTGCCGCCTGAGGCCCCGGTGGCGCGCGTGAGCTTGACGATGAACACCCTGTGCACGGCGCGTCATCTGTTGCTGACACTGACCGGACACGACAAGCTCAAGGTGATCGAACAGGCGCTGGACGCCGAACCCTCGCCGCAACCCGTGGGTCACCTGTTGCAGCACGCCAAGAACCCGACCACGATCTACTGGAGCGCATCGTGA
- the zwf gene encoding glucose-6-phosphate dehydrogenase: MITDVSRLSLQDAPAPADLLLLFGATGDLARRMLMPSLFGLHADGLLPADLEILGTARSALSDDAYRQWVREALAALPSDQRAPNALDAFLRRIRYAPLDIGNESAFAGLARAAGAETRRPAIFLSTAPTLFEPTIAGLHGAGLAGEQTRIGLEKPLGHDLASSCAINNAVRSAFDESRIYRIDHYLGKETVQNLLVLRFGNSLFEPVWNGVHIEHVQITVAETVGVEDRADFYEAAGALRDMVQNHMLQLLALVAMEAPAQYDPTSVRDEKVKVLRSLRPIDRAGVAQHVVLGQYGDGAVTGQAVLGYTAELGRNSTTETFVALKAHVDNWRWKGVPFYLRTGKRLPQRHSEIVIQFKPVPHSIFGDGRSALQANRLVIRLQPEEYVRLHVMAKEPGLDRGGIQLQEVPLDFSLTRRLNERRRIAYERLLLDLIEGDPTLFVRRDEVEAQWQWVDGIRAACAAANVQPRSYTAGSWGPAASIALTERDGVSWHE; encoded by the coding sequence ATGATCACTGACGTGTCTCGACTGTCCTTGCAGGACGCCCCCGCGCCGGCGGACCTGCTGCTGCTGTTCGGCGCCACTGGCGATCTGGCGCGGCGCATGCTCATGCCGTCACTGTTCGGCCTGCATGCCGACGGTCTGCTGCCCGCCGATCTGGAAATTCTCGGCACCGCCCGAAGCGCGCTCAGTGATGACGCTTATCGGCAGTGGGTGCGCGAGGCGCTCGCGGCGTTGCCATCCGATCAGCGCGCGCCCAACGCCCTCGACGCCTTCCTGCGCCGCATTCGCTATGCGCCCCTGGACATCGGCAACGAAAGCGCCTTTGCCGGCCTGGCCCGGGCCGCCGGGGCCGAGACGCGGCGCCCAGCCATTTTTCTGTCGACGGCGCCGACCCTGTTCGAACCGACGATTGCCGGCCTGCATGGCGCCGGTCTCGCGGGCGAGCAAACCCGCATCGGGCTGGAAAAACCGCTGGGCCATGACCTTGCTTCGTCCTGCGCGATCAACAACGCGGTGCGCAGCGCCTTCGATGAGTCACGCATTTACCGGATCGATCATTACCTGGGCAAAGAGACGGTTCAAAACCTGCTGGTGCTGCGCTTCGGCAACAGCCTGTTCGAGCCGGTCTGGAACGGCGTCCACATCGAGCACGTGCAGATCACCGTCGCCGAGACGGTGGGGGTTGAAGATCGCGCCGACTTCTACGAGGCCGCCGGGGCGCTGCGCGACATGGTGCAAAACCACATGTTGCAACTGCTGGCGCTGGTGGCGATGGAGGCGCCGGCGCAGTACGACCCCACCTCGGTGCGTGACGAAAAGGTCAAGGTGCTGCGCTCGCTGCGCCCCATCGACCGCGCCGGTGTGGCCCAGCATGTGGTGCTCGGCCAGTACGGTGACGGCGCGGTCACGGGCCAGGCGGTCCTGGGCTACACGGCCGAACTGGGGCGCAACTCGACCACCGAGACCTTTGTCGCGCTCAAGGCGCATGTCGACAACTGGCGCTGGAAAGGCGTGCCGTTTTATCTGCGCACCGGCAAGCGTCTGCCGCAGCGTCATTCTGAAATCGTGATCCAGTTCAAACCCGTGCCGCATTCGATCTTTGGGGACGGGCGCAGTGCCTTGCAGGCCAATCGTCTGGTGATTCGCCTGCAACCCGAGGAGTACGTTCGTCTGCATGTGATGGCCAAGGAGCCGGGGCTGGACCGTGGCGGCATCCAGCTTCAGGAAGTGCCCCTGGATTTTTCCTTGACCCGCCGCCTTAACGAACGCCGCCGTATCGCCTACGAGCGTCTGCTGCTCGACCTGATTGAAGGCGACCCCACCCTGTTCGTGCGCCGTGATGAAGTCGAAGCGCAATGGCAGTGGGTCGACGGCATCCGCGCCGCCTGCGCGGCGGCCAACGTGCAGCCGCGCAGCTACACCGCCGGAAGCTGGGGCCCGGCGGCGTCCATCGCGCTGACCGAGCGCGACGGGGTGAGCTGGCATGAATAA